One part of the Pseudomonas leptonychotis genome encodes these proteins:
- a CDS encoding glycerate kinase type-2 family protein: MSIDPSFNPTSLLRDLFASAIDAAHPRQVLADYLPADRSGRVIVIGAGKAAAAMAEVIEHEWQGEVSGLVVTRYEHGANCQKIEVVEAAHPVPDDAGERVARRVLELVSNLSEDDRVIFLLSGGGSSLLALPAAGISLQDKQAINKALLKSGATIGEMNCVRKHLSAIKGGRLAKASWPASVYTYAISDVPGDEATVIASGPTVADPTTSVEALAILARYSIEIPANVRAWLQDPASETVKPGDPCLARSHFQLIARPQQSLDAAAAKARAAGLPVLILGDLEGESREVAKVHAGIAKQVVLHGQPIKAPCVILSGGETTVTVRGNGRGGRNVEFLLSLTDSLKGLPGVYALAGDTDGIDGSEDNAGAIMTPDSHARAAAQGLSSSDELDNNNGYGYFAALDQLIVTGPTRTNVNDFRAILILEDSAQ, translated from the coding sequence ATGTCCATCGATCCGTCTTTCAACCCAACGTCTCTGCTGCGCGACCTGTTCGCCAGCGCCATCGACGCCGCCCACCCGCGCCAGGTTCTGGCGGATTACTTGCCGGCTGACCGCAGCGGCCGCGTCATCGTCATCGGTGCCGGCAAAGCTGCCGCCGCCATGGCCGAAGTGATTGAGCACGAATGGCAAGGTGAGGTTTCCGGCTTGGTGGTTACTCGTTACGAGCACGGCGCCAACTGCCAGAAAATTGAAGTGGTGGAAGCCGCCCATCCGGTGCCGGATGACGCCGGTGAACGCGTGGCCCGCCGCGTGCTGGAACTGGTCAGCAACCTCAGTGAAGACGACCGGGTGATCTTCCTGCTCTCCGGCGGCGGCTCATCCCTGCTCGCCCTGCCCGCTGCCGGCATCAGCCTTCAGGATAAGCAGGCGATCAACAAGGCCCTGCTCAAATCCGGCGCCACGATTGGCGAGATGAACTGCGTGCGCAAGCACCTCTCCGCGATCAAGGGTGGGCGTCTGGCCAAGGCCAGCTGGCCAGCCAGCGTGTATACCTACGCGATATCCGATGTGCCGGGCGATGAGGCCACGGTGATTGCCTCCGGCCCGACCGTGGCTGATCCAACCACCTCGGTTGAGGCCTTGGCAATTCTCGCCCGCTATAGCATCGAAATTCCCGCCAACGTGCGCGCCTGGCTGCAAGACCCGGCGTCGGAAACGGTCAAACCGGGCGACCCGTGCTTAGCGCGCAGTCACTTCCAACTGATCGCCCGCCCACAGCAATCCCTCGACGCCGCCGCCGCCAAGGCTCGTGCTGCCGGTTTGCCGGTGCTGATTCTGGGTGACCTGGAAGGCGAATCACGCGAGGTGGCCAAGGTGCACGCCGGCATCGCCAAACAGGTGGTGCTGCATGGTCAACCGATCAAGGCGCCTTGCGTGATTCTCTCCGGCGGCGAAACCACCGTGACCGTGCGCGGCAATGGCCGTGGCGGGCGTAACGTCGAATTTTTGCTCAGCCTGACCGACAGCCTAAAAGGCTTGCCTGGGGTTTATGCCCTGGCCGGTGACACCGACGGCATCGACGGTTCGGAAGACAACGCCGGGGCCATCATGACCCCCGACAGCCACGCCCGCGCCGCTGCGCAGGGCCTGAGCAGCAGCGACGAGCTGGATAACAACAATGGCTATGGCTACTTCGCGGCCCTCGATCAACTGATCGTCACCGGGCCGACCCGTACCAACGTCAACGATTTTCGCGCCATTTTGATCCTTGAGGATTCTGCCCAATGA
- the pyk gene encoding pyruvate kinase, whose translation MKADKKVKILATLGPAIKTIDDLRQLVEAGVNLFRLNFSHGEHADHAERYNWVREVEQQLNTPIGILMDLQGPKLRVGKFAEGKVMLERGQNLRLDLDSTPGNAQRVNLPHPEIIEALQPGMSLLLDDGRLRLEVTAKHSDAVDTRVIAGGELSDRKGVNVPEAVLQLSPLTEKDRRDLSFGLELGVDWVALSFVQRPEDIIEARELIQGKALLMAKIEKPSAVIHLEEIAKLCDAIMVARGDLGVEVPAENVPRIQKDIIRTCRQLGRPVVVATQMLESMRFSPAPTRAEVTDVANAVAEGADAVMLSAETASGDYPLEAVQMMSKIIRQVESGPDFQAQLDVSRPVAEATSSDAISCAIRRISTILPVAALINYTESGNSSLRASRERPKSPILSLTPSLNTARRLSVAWGVYSVVNERLSKVEDVTRIALQVARTSGLAETGDTVVITAGEPFGQPGSTNSLRIETLR comes from the coding sequence ATGAAAGCCGACAAGAAAGTAAAAATCCTCGCCACCCTCGGGCCGGCGATCAAAACCATTGATGACCTGCGCCAGCTGGTCGAGGCCGGGGTTAACCTGTTCCGCCTCAACTTCAGCCACGGCGAACACGCTGACCATGCCGAACGTTACAACTGGGTGCGTGAAGTCGAGCAGCAGCTGAACACCCCTATCGGCATCCTTATGGACCTGCAAGGGCCAAAACTGCGCGTCGGCAAATTCGCCGAAGGCAAGGTCATGCTCGAACGCGGCCAAAACCTGCGCTTGGACCTGGACAGCACACCGGGCAACGCTCAGCGGGTTAACCTGCCGCATCCGGAAATCATCGAAGCGCTGCAACCGGGCATGAGCCTGCTGCTCGACGATGGTCGCCTGCGCCTGGAAGTTACCGCCAAGCACAGCGATGCAGTAGACACCCGCGTGATCGCTGGCGGCGAATTGTCCGACCGCAAGGGCGTCAACGTGCCGGAAGCTGTGTTGCAACTCAGCCCGCTGACCGAGAAAGACCGCCGCGACCTGAGCTTTGGTTTGGAACTGGGTGTGGATTGGGTTGCGCTGTCGTTTGTGCAGCGCCCGGAAGACATCATCGAAGCCCGCGAGCTGATCCAAGGCAAAGCCTTACTGATGGCCAAGATCGAGAAACCTTCGGCGGTGATCCACCTCGAAGAAATCGCCAAGCTGTGCGACGCGATCATGGTCGCCCGTGGCGATTTGGGTGTGGAAGTGCCGGCGGAAAACGTACCGCGCATCCAGAAAGACATCATCCGCACCTGCCGCCAGCTCGGCCGTCCGGTGGTGGTGGCCACACAGATGCTCGAATCCATGCGTTTCTCCCCAGCGCCGACGCGCGCCGAGGTGACCGACGTGGCCAATGCCGTGGCCGAAGGCGCCGATGCGGTGATGCTGTCGGCCGAAACTGCCTCCGGTGATTACCCACTGGAAGCCGTGCAGATGATGAGCAAAATCATCCGCCAGGTGGAAAGCGGCCCGGACTTCCAGGCCCAGCTCGACGTCAGCCGCCCGGTGGCCGAAGCCACCTCCTCCGATGCCATCAGCTGCGCGATCCGCCGGATCAGCACCATCCTGCCGGTGGCGGCATTGATCAACTACACCGAGTCGGGTAACTCCAGCCTGCGCGCCTCTCGCGAGCGGCCGAAATCGCCGATCTTGAGCCTGACGCCGAGCCTTAACACCGCACGCCGCCTGAGCGTGGCCTGGGGCGTGTACTCGGTGGTTAACGAACGCCTGAGCAAAGTCGAGGATGTCACCCGTATCGCCTTGCAAGTCGCGCGCACCTCGGGCTTGGCCGAAACCGGCGACACCGTGGTGATTACCGCTGGTGAACCGTTCGGGCAGCCGGGCAGCACCAACAGCTTGCGTATCGAAACCCTACGTTGA
- a CDS encoding urea transporter, which produces MSPLPLPPHALQGFRCLLNGFSQIFLQAHPGCGLLVLLAIAIGAPQLLGGALLGGLSSTLTAQRRGYAKADIELGLYGYNGVLLGLLISLQFSWSVLVPLLIVASSGLSSLLLVAWMRRMREQHWLPAFTFPFVALSWLLLWLAPALELDLHQATSSQTQVLGWFSALVAMARGLGQVIFLDQPLAGLCLLLGLFLADRRAAVWALLGSTGGLVLALYQGFEQHSALTGLYGYNAALAAIALSQVHRRLWVPVLGIALALILQPGFSALGLPALTMPFILTCWLVGASQRLLHQAAADCTPRPRNQDKGLHRPDKTP; this is translated from the coding sequence ATGTCGCCATTACCGCTGCCACCCCATGCGCTGCAAGGCTTTCGTTGTCTCCTTAACGGCTTCAGCCAGATATTTCTACAAGCCCATCCCGGCTGCGGTTTGTTGGTGCTGTTGGCCATCGCCATTGGTGCACCGCAATTACTCGGCGGCGCATTGCTCGGCGGGCTCAGCAGCACCCTAACCGCGCAGCGTCGTGGTTATGCCAAAGCGGATATCGAGCTGGGTTTGTACGGTTACAACGGTGTTTTGCTGGGCCTGCTGATCAGCCTGCAGTTCAGCTGGTCAGTCCTTGTTCCGCTGTTGATCGTGGCCAGCTCCGGGCTCTCCAGCCTGCTCTTGGTGGCCTGGATGCGGCGCATGCGTGAACAGCACTGGCTGCCCGCCTTCACCTTCCCATTTGTCGCCCTGAGCTGGCTGTTGCTGTGGCTGGCTCCCGCTTTAGAGCTGGATCTGCATCAAGCGACGTCCAGCCAGACGCAGGTGCTTGGCTGGTTCAGTGCTTTAGTCGCCATGGCGCGTGGCTTAGGCCAGGTGATCTTTCTCGATCAGCCGCTGGCCGGTCTCTGCCTGCTGTTGGGATTGTTCTTGGCCGATCGCCGCGCCGCCGTTTGGGCGCTACTCGGATCAACCGGCGGCTTGGTGCTGGCGCTGTATCAGGGCTTTGAGCAGCACAGCGCACTCACCGGTTTGTACGGCTACAACGCAGCACTTGCAGCGATTGCCCTTAGCCAGGTGCATCGCCGACTGTGGGTGCCCGTGCTGGGCATCGCCCTGGCGCTGATCCTACAACCCGGCTTTAGCGCCCTGGGTCTACCTGCGTTGACCATGCCCTTTATCCTCACCTGTTGGCTGGTGGGAGCAAGCCAACGATTGCTGCATCAAGCAGCAGCTGACTGCACTCCGCGGCCTCGTAACCAAGACAAAGGCT